From Ancylobacter pratisalsi, one genomic window encodes:
- a CDS encoding sugar phosphate isomerase/epimerase family protein, whose protein sequence is MQMHIPVTAIRASGYALREGSPEFDDIGAGLDEAEALGVDLVELPAYAWHLIVDGRVLNNRVADLARAVSGRRLAYSVHGTLAINLMDIAERLPRHEKVLEANIEIAAAVGAEHLIMHTGFVSDPADDVEVAYSRQRDALARAGDKAAALGVRLCVENIFRFSGARETATPSKLAGELAAIEHDAVKATLDVSHAYIRCTDARIDPIAEIAALAPYVAHFHLHDSFGRPDTLWTYHSAEAVAFGEGDLHLPIGWGGIDWDAVVEAVRPAPGALAIMELDGRHWRELEDQVGVLKRLAARFQPAGTPV, encoded by the coding sequence ATGCAGATGCACATTCCGGTCACCGCCATTCGCGCCAGCGGCTACGCACTTCGCGAAGGCAGCCCCGAATTCGACGATATCGGCGCCGGCCTGGATGAAGCGGAAGCTCTCGGGGTCGATCTGGTGGAGCTGCCGGCCTATGCGTGGCACCTCATTGTCGATGGCCGGGTCCTGAACAACCGCGTCGCGGATCTGGCGCGCGCCGTTTCCGGCCGCCGCCTGGCCTATTCGGTCCATGGCACGCTTGCCATCAATCTGATGGACATCGCCGAGCGCCTGCCGCGCCATGAGAAGGTGCTGGAAGCCAATATCGAGATCGCCGCCGCGGTCGGGGCCGAGCACCTGATCATGCATACCGGCTTCGTCTCCGACCCTGCCGACGATGTCGAGGTGGCCTATTCGCGCCAGCGCGACGCCCTTGCCCGGGCCGGCGACAAGGCCGCCGCTCTGGGTGTGCGGCTGTGCGTGGAGAACATCTTCCGCTTCAGCGGCGCCCGCGAGACCGCGACGCCTTCCAAGCTCGCCGGCGAGCTGGCCGCGATCGAGCATGACGCGGTGAAGGCGACGCTCGACGTCAGCCACGCCTATATTCGCTGCACCGACGCGCGGATCGACCCGATCGCCGAGATCGCGGCGCTCGCGCCTTATGTCGCTCATTTCCACCTGCACGATTCCTTCGGCCGGCCCGATACGCTGTGGACCTACCATTCCGCCGAGGCGGTGGCGTTCGGCGAGGGCGACCTGCACCTGCCGATCGGCTGGGGCGGGATCGACTGGGACGCGGTGGTGGAGGCCGTGCGGCCCGCGCCCGGCGCGCTCGCCATCATGGAGCTGGACGGGCGGCACTGGCGCGAGCTCGAGGATCAGGTCGGGGTGCTCAAGCGGCTTGCCGCCCGTTTCCAGCCTGCCGGCACGCCGGTCTGA
- a CDS encoding VOC family protein, with amino-acid sequence MTTNPAHGIFVWNELNSREPEKAMAFYAATLGWRFEPMPMEDGSAYFVAWLGQTRIAGLFPLAGPSFEALPAHWFSYIAVDDLDARLEKAVAAGGEVLRPAFEVPGVGRIAVVADTEGAVSGWISPHM; translated from the coding sequence ATGACGACAAATCCTGCGCACGGTATCTTTGTCTGGAATGAACTGAACTCGCGCGAGCCCGAAAAGGCCATGGCGTTCTACGCCGCGACGCTGGGCTGGCGTTTCGAGCCCATGCCGATGGAGGACGGCAGCGCCTATTTCGTCGCCTGGCTCGGGCAGACCCGGATCGCCGGCCTGTTTCCGCTGGCCGGGCCGTCGTTCGAGGCGCTGCCCGCGCACTGGTTCTCCTATATCGCGGTCGACGATCTCGATGCCCGGCTGGAAAAGGCGGTCGCGGCCGGCGGCGAGGTGCTGCGGCCGGCCTTCGAGGTGCCGGGCGTCGGCCGGATCGCGGTGGTCGCCGATACGGAAGGGGCGGTTTCGGGATGGATCTCGCCGCATATGTGA
- a CDS encoding glutathione S-transferase family protein, producing the protein MQLYHHPFCAHSRLVRLAFGEMGIDHLLIEERVWERRPEFLTLNPAGTTPVLVEGNGLVVPGVDVITEYLDETRGAVLGDRRLLPPDSLARIEVRRLAGWFNHKFFTEVSEPLIREKVYKRYMPRELGGGPPDMAVIRAARSNIRYHLHYIGWLLKARNWLAGERMSYADLAAAAHISCVDYLGDVPWDEDEGAKIWYARIKSRPAFRPLLALTMAGMPPAPCYADLDF; encoded by the coding sequence ATGCAGCTTTATCATCACCCCTTCTGTGCCCATTCCCGGCTTGTGCGCCTCGCTTTCGGCGAGATGGGCATCGATCACCTGCTGATCGAGGAACGAGTCTGGGAACGTCGGCCTGAATTCCTGACGCTGAATCCCGCCGGCACGACGCCGGTTCTGGTGGAAGGCAACGGGCTCGTGGTGCCCGGCGTCGACGTCATTACCGAATATCTCGACGAGACGCGTGGCGCGGTGCTGGGTGATCGCCGCCTGCTGCCGCCCGACAGCCTGGCCCGCATCGAGGTGCGCCGGCTCGCGGGCTGGTTCAACCACAAGTTCTTCACCGAAGTATCCGAGCCGCTGATCCGCGAGAAGGTCTACAAGCGTTACATGCCCCGCGAGCTGGGCGGCGGGCCGCCGGACATGGCGGTCATCCGCGCGGCGCGTTCCAACATCCGCTATCATCTGCACTATATCGGGTGGCTGCTGAAGGCGAGGAACTGGCTTGCGGGCGAACGCATGAGCTATGCCGACCTTGCCGCCGCCGCGCATATTTCCTGCGTCGACTATCTGGGCGACGTGCCCTGGGATGAGGATGAGGGAGCGAAGATCTGGTACGCGCGCATCAAGTCGCGTCCCGCGTTCCGGCCCCTGCTGGCGCTGACCATGGCGGGGATGCCGCCGGCGCCGTGCTACGCGGACCTCGACTTCTAG
- the queG gene encoding tRNA epoxyqueuosine(34) reductase QueG, which yields MLRGPRLLDPAAAKALLLALAREEGFDAMGVAAPDAISHAGPRLMEWIALGAHGDMDWMPQTADRRAAPGNLWPDIRSVVMLGLNYGPDEDPRAALAQTSGGTISVYARGDDYHELIKGKLKRICSRFVPRAGGAVKVFVDTAPLMEKPLAEAAGLGWQGKHTNLVSRTRGSWLLLGAIATDLALPPDPRVEDHCGSCRACLDACPTNAFPAPYRIDARRCVSYLTIEHRGPIPHELRPLMGNRIYGCDDCLAACPWNKFAVLGHEARLAAREENRAPALAELARLDDARFRARFTKSPIKRTGRTRFLRNVLIAIGNSGEPALAAEAERLLGDDAPLVRGAAVWALSRLLSAPDLARLKAYHDGERDGQVREEWQRATAPAPAAPAPTEPPS from the coding sequence GTGCTACGCGGACCTCGACTTCTAGACCCCGCCGCCGCCAAGGCCCTGCTGCTCGCCCTCGCGCGCGAGGAGGGTTTCGACGCCATGGGCGTCGCCGCGCCCGACGCCATCTCCCATGCCGGCCCGCGGCTGATGGAGTGGATCGCCCTGGGCGCGCATGGCGACATGGACTGGATGCCCCAGACCGCCGATCGCCGCGCCGCACCGGGTAATCTGTGGCCCGACATCCGCTCGGTCGTGATGCTCGGCCTCAATTACGGGCCCGACGAGGACCCGCGCGCGGCCCTGGCGCAGACATCGGGCGGGACCATTTCGGTCTATGCCCGGGGCGATGACTATCACGAGCTGATCAAGGGCAAGCTGAAGCGCATCTGCTCGCGCTTCGTGCCCCGTGCCGGCGGCGCGGTGAAAGTGTTCGTCGATACCGCCCCCCTGATGGAAAAGCCGCTCGCGGAGGCCGCCGGGCTCGGCTGGCAGGGCAAGCACACCAATCTTGTGTCCCGCACGCGCGGATCCTGGCTGCTGCTCGGGGCCATCGCCACCGATCTCGCGCTGCCCCCCGATCCGCGCGTCGAGGACCATTGCGGTTCCTGCCGCGCCTGCCTCGACGCCTGCCCGACCAACGCCTTTCCCGCGCCCTACCGCATCGACGCGCGGCGCTGCGTCTCCTATCTCACCATCGAGCATCGCGGGCCGATACCCCATGAGCTGCGCCCGCTCATGGGCAACCGCATCTATGGCTGCGACGACTGTCTGGCCGCCTGCCCGTGGAACAAGTTCGCCGTGCTCGGGCATGAGGCGCGCCTTGCCGCGCGGGAGGAAAACCGCGCCCCGGCGCTGGCCGAACTTGCCCGGCTCGACGATGCCCGGTTCCGCGCCCGCTTCACCAAGAGCCCGATCAAGCGCACCGGGCGCACGCGCTTCCTGCGCAACGTGCTCATCGCCATCGGCAATTCGGGAGAGCCCGCCCTCGCCGCCGAGGCCGAGAGGCTGCTGGGCGATGATGCCCCACTGGTGCGCGGGGCGGCGGTGTGGGCGCTCTCGCGCCTGCTCTCGGCGCCCGATCTCGCCCGGCTCAAGGCGTATCATGACGGGGAGCGGGATGGGCAGGTGCGCGAGGAGTGGCAGCGCGCCACCGCCCCAGCGCCCGCCGCCCCAGCGCCTACCGAACCGCCGTCCTGA
- a CDS encoding NAD-dependent epimerase/dehydratase family protein, which yields MTTTAPTLLCLGLGYCARHFIARHGEGFARIVGTNRTGAPHPGAEIVGFNGRSGEEGALAALTAAAASADAVLISAAPGEEGDPFLSPLGTALIAAGRRGALVYLSTIGVYGDSGGAWIDESAIPRASAPRGLRRLEAEAGWRTLGELAGRPVAVLRLGGLYGPGRNALADVAAGTARCIERDGQMFNRIHVDDIADAIAAAIASGHDGTVNVVDDEPSPSCAPVRFAAELLGRPAPRAVPFEEAAQTMSPMALSFWAENRRVRNARLHALLGRGLTHPTYREGLTALLTESNDDA from the coding sequence ATGACCACCACCGCCCCCACGCTTCTGTGCCTCGGTCTCGGCTATTGCGCCCGCCATTTCATCGCCCGCCATGGCGAGGGTTTCGCGCGCATTGTCGGCACCAACCGCACCGGCGCGCCCCATCCCGGCGCCGAAATCGTCGGCTTCAACGGCCGATCAGGCGAGGAGGGCGCGCTCGCGGCGCTGACGGCGGCGGCGGCGAGTGCGGACGCGGTGCTGATCTCGGCCGCGCCCGGCGAGGAGGGCGATCCCTTCCTCTCCCCGCTCGGCACCGCGCTCATCGCCGCGGGCCGGCGCGGCGCGCTGGTCTACCTCTCCACCATCGGGGTCTATGGCGACAGCGGCGGCGCGTGGATCGACGAGAGCGCTATTCCCCGCGCCTCGGCCCCGCGCGGCCTGCGCCGCCTCGAGGCGGAGGCCGGCTGGCGCACATTGGGCGAGCTGGCCGGGCGTCCTGTGGCGGTGCTTCGGCTCGGCGGCCTCTACGGGCCCGGCCGCAATGCACTCGCGGACGTCGCCGCCGGCACCGCGCGCTGCATCGAGCGCGACGGCCAGATGTTCAACCGCATCCATGTCGACGACATTGCCGACGCCATCGCGGCCGCCATCGCCAGCGGGCATGACGGCACGGTGAACGTGGTGGATGATGAACCCTCGCCCTCCTGCGCCCCGGTGCGCTTCGCGGCCGAACTTCTGGGCCGGCCTGCGCCGCGCGCGGTGCCCTTCGAGGAGGCCGCGCAGACCATGTCGCCCATGGCGCTCTCGTTCTGGGCGGAGAACCGGCGCGTGCGCAATGCCCGGCTCCACGCCCTGCTCGGGCGCGGCCTGACCCACCCGACCTATCGCGAAGGCCTCACCGCCCTGCTCACCGAAAGCAACGACGACGCCTAG
- a CDS encoding TetR/AcrR family transcriptional regulator, translated as MTASENPAHPGSRCSGAASGGTGCTLPVPPDPAADETQPGSSPEKRRQILNGAREVFLAKGFDGASMGEIARAAEVSKGTLYLYFPSKEALFSAFVRLASEDVAERCFVLDPEADVGEVLTGVGYRYVAAMVRSEHIATVRMVLGIAEKLPEIGRAYLAAGQETAVERLSAWLNAKIDRGELAIDDVELAAWQFIIGCHALVVMPMLFGGAPEPAPERIERVVSHTVTTFLRTFAPRS; from the coding sequence ATGACCGCTTCCGAAAACCCCGCTCACCCTGGCAGCCGCTGTTCGGGCGCTGCATCCGGTGGAACCGGGTGCACCCTGCCCGTCCCGCCCGATCCCGCCGCCGACGAGACGCAGCCGGGATCCAGCCCCGAGAAGCGGCGGCAGATCCTGAACGGGGCACGCGAGGTTTTTCTCGCAAAGGGATTCGACGGCGCCAGCATGGGCGAGATCGCGCGCGCGGCCGAGGTCTCCAAGGGTACGCTCTACCTCTACTTCCCATCCAAGGAAGCGCTGTTCAGCGCCTTTGTCCGGTTGGCCAGCGAAGACGTTGCCGAGCGCTGCTTCGTGCTCGACCCCGAGGCCGATGTAGGGGAGGTGCTCACCGGTGTCGGCTATCGCTACGTTGCGGCCATGGTCCGGTCCGAGCACATCGCGACGGTGCGCATGGTGCTCGGCATCGCCGAGAAGCTGCCGGAAATCGGCCGCGCCTATCTCGCGGCGGGGCAGGAGACGGCGGTTGAACGGCTGTCGGCCTGGCTCAATGCCAAGATCGATCGTGGCGAGCTGGCGATCGACGATGTCGAACTGGCCGCCTGGCAGTTCATCATCGGCTGTCACGCGCTGGTGGTGATGCCGATGCTGTTTGGCGGCGCGCCGGAGCCGGCGCCCGAACGCATCGAACGCGTGGTCAGCCACACCGTCACGACCTTCCTGCGCACCTTCGCGCCCCGGAGCTGA